A single window of Leptolyngbya ohadii IS1 DNA harbors:
- a CDS encoding hybrid sensor histidine kinase/response regulator → MLSRLNLLRDYLLILQTRFSQETALPPCHPNRLPSFEPLLWGFATVLTALQVLSGVSPLLWLAPVLLVWLTLYPPPKAIAQTSLVLWAVWLLLSWDGMMTRQLLAIGITGLLSPLVRRILLDWEWQSATQTTLANLTQHETAATPEQTIAYALTQLKTFACSDGAIVLRQLDEVTAEALVCLPETALPDRLTTPALFAEAIAQNRCVYYADYPENPGAVSVLVGQGVRSVAVLPLAQVGQVRGAIVLFWYHPIQFSASLQRFLESLLGGMSNLLRFQDMTLRLDSSQARLRAILETIPQGVVFVDESGEQGWLNHVAARQLGLPEGAVEPMAIAQAMTYLRLKADNQQDIAQQAAQFFTQPQIEIRDWRWFFSQPQAQVLSLASTPIYLRHVPGRLWVIDDITERWQADVATEQAKDMAESANRAKSEFLANMSHELRTPLNGILGYTQILKKSPHLNEQQRNGLEIIHSSGEHLLTLINDVLDLSKIEARKMELHPHDFQFPAFLHNLVQMFKVRAHQDVAFVYEPIAPLPTFVQADEKRLRQVLLNLLSNAIKFTEQGQIIFRVQPLDRAPEGLLKLRFEVEDTGIGISEEQINTIFLPFQQAGQNQRHMEGTGLGLTITRQLVQLMGSEIQVNSQPGRGSTFWFDLVLLESNQRQVTNVISPNIVGYLGVRRRVLVVDNQWENRAVLVGLLQPLGFETMEAVDGQDGLNKAQEFHPDAILMDLVMPNMDGFEAIRRLRSSPDLKDIAIIAVSASTLDFDQETSRRAGCNGFLPKPVREEDLLEHLQTCLNLTWINQPSEETLQNSSQKPETAILQSSSTPARTTLDVSARIPGVLAAMNVQTELDALFDFAMQGDLQGITDYISHLEQTDDRWLSLTRPLAQLVRGFEEQQILELIRQYQAQYRAQL, encoded by the coding sequence GCTTTGAACCCTTGCTGTGGGGCTTCGCCACTGTCCTGACTGCGCTGCAAGTGCTGAGCGGAGTTTCGCCCCTGCTGTGGCTGGCTCCTGTTTTGCTGGTTTGGTTGACGCTGTATCCCCCGCCTAAGGCGATCGCCCAGACGAGTCTCGTCCTGTGGGCAGTATGGCTGCTGCTGAGCTGGGATGGCATGATGACCCGACAACTGCTGGCGATCGGGATCACCGGGCTATTGAGTCCCCTGGTGCGCCGGATTTTGCTGGACTGGGAATGGCAAAGCGCTACGCAAACCACCCTGGCAAACCTGACTCAACATGAAACCGCCGCCACACCCGAACAGACGATCGCCTATGCCCTCACCCAGCTCAAAACCTTTGCCTGTTCAGACGGGGCAATTGTGCTGCGCCAGTTGGATGAAGTCACGGCGGAAGCCCTCGTTTGTCTTCCGGAAACTGCCCTGCCCGATCGCCTGACGACTCCCGCTTTATTTGCCGAGGCGATCGCCCAAAATCGCTGTGTTTACTATGCCGACTATCCAGAAAATCCCGGTGCAGTTTCGGTGCTGGTGGGACAGGGGGTGCGATCGGTGGCGGTGCTGCCCTTGGCTCAGGTGGGACAGGTACGGGGTGCGATCGTGCTGTTCTGGTATCATCCCATTCAGTTCTCGGCATCGCTTCAGCGGTTTTTAGAGTCTTTGCTGGGCGGGATGAGTAATCTGCTGCGGTTCCAGGATATGACGCTGCGGCTGGATAGCTCCCAGGCAAGGCTGCGTGCCATTCTGGAAACCATTCCCCAGGGGGTAGTGTTTGTGGATGAGAGCGGCGAACAGGGCTGGCTGAACCATGTGGCGGCTCGGCAGCTGGGCTTACCGGAGGGGGCAGTGGAACCGATGGCGATCGCCCAGGCAATGACTTATCTGCGGCTCAAGGCAGACAATCAGCAGGATATTGCCCAGCAGGCAGCACAGTTTTTTACCCAACCCCAGATCGAAATTCGCGATTGGCGATGGTTCTTCAGCCAGCCCCAAGCCCAGGTTCTCAGTCTTGCCAGTACGCCCATCTATTTGCGTCACGTTCCTGGTCGGCTCTGGGTCATTGATGACATTACTGAGCGATGGCAGGCAGATGTGGCAACCGAGCAGGCGAAGGACATGGCGGAATCCGCGAATCGGGCAAAAAGCGAATTTCTGGCAAATATGAGCCACGAGCTACGCACTCCCCTGAACGGCATTCTGGGCTATACCCAAATCCTGAAAAAATCGCCCCACCTGAACGAGCAGCAGCGGAACGGACTGGAAATCATTCACTCCAGCGGCGAACATTTGCTGACCCTGATTAACGATGTGCTGGATCTGTCTAAGATCGAAGCCCGCAAGATGGAGCTGCATCCCCACGACTTCCAGTTTCCGGCGTTTCTGCACAACCTGGTGCAGATGTTTAAGGTGCGTGCCCATCAGGATGTGGCATTCGTCTATGAGCCGATCGCTCCCCTTCCCACCTTTGTTCAGGCAGATGAGAAGCGGCTCCGTCAAGTTTTGCTGAACCTGCTGAGCAATGCGATCAAGTTCACTGAACAGGGGCAAATTATCTTTCGCGTCCAGCCGCTCGATCGCGCTCCGGAAGGCTTACTGAAGCTGAGATTTGAAGTGGAAGATACGGGAATTGGCATCTCCGAAGAACAAATCAACACTATCTTTTTGCCGTTTCAGCAGGCAGGACAAAATCAACGACACATGGAGGGAACCGGACTGGGACTCACCATTACCCGCCAGCTAGTGCAGCTAATGGGCAGCGAAATTCAGGTTAACAGTCAACCGGGACGGGGCAGTACCTTTTGGTTCGACCTTGTGCTGCTGGAATCTAACCAGAGACAGGTGACAAATGTAATCTCGCCCAATATCGTGGGCTACCTGGGTGTTCGCCGCAGGGTACTGGTAGTTGATAACCAGTGGGAAAATCGGGCGGTTCTGGTCGGACTATTGCAGCCTTTAGGATTTGAGACCATGGAAGCGGTGGACGGACAGGATGGACTCAACAAAGCACAGGAATTTCATCCCGATGCCATTCTGATGGATCTGGTGATGCCCAATATGGATGGGTTTGAGGCAATTCGGCGGCTGCGATCGTCCCCCGACCTGAAGGATATTGCCATTATTGCCGTCTCTGCCAGTACGCTAGACTTTGACCAGGAAACCAGTCGGCGGGCAGGCTGCAATGGCTTTTTACCCAAACCTGTGCGCGAAGAAGATTTGCTAGAGCATCTGCAAACCTGCCTCAACCTGACCTGGATTAATCAACCGTCTGAAGAAACGTTACAAAATTCCTCTCAAAAGCCGGAAACAGCGATACTGCAAAGCAGTTCCACTCCTGCGAGAACTACACTGGATGTCTCTGCTAGAATTCCGGGTGTTCTGGCAGCAATGAACGTTCAAACGGAACTGGATGCCCTCTTCGATTTTGCCATGCAGGGTGATTTGCAAGGCATTACGGATTACATCAGCCATCTGGAACAGACAGACGATCGCTGGCTTTCCTTAACTCGTCCGCTGGCTCAGTTGGTTCGAGGCTTCGAGGAGCAGCAAATCCTGGAACTGATTCGTCAGTATCAAGCGCAATATCGAGCGCAGCTATGA
- a CDS encoding hemerythrin domain-containing protein yields the protein MAIALDDMKRQLIGERLADLLAFQKMILSNDQKLIDACPYNDIRDRLQNMLEDDRKNLGIIETVIVQYGIQSEPSPATSIFVENFEKMMSGDEFTYYQKLMHHELMKHGQAMSGINIHKAAQKVGADIEVAIGPLNTVNFEGRAHQEQLKGMLEQVGVREMTGMDADQGIWARVQDAVAALSGVAGSVLTQNTNKQDMNIQTLIRLDHNKVNTIFTEIGATKDPQKLQEYFGQLYKDILAHAKAEEEVVYPRIRSFYGDENTQELYDEQAEWRPMLEEIKAIDPATNADLFRSKIKDLMDHLGDHIRQEESTMFASIDKNCSTAEKEQMATQFKEVKRKVQQDMTAAVQ from the coding sequence ATGGCAATTGCCCTCGATGATATGAAGCGACAGTTAATTGGTGAGCGTTTAGCCGATCTGCTTGCCTTTCAAAAAATGATTCTCTCTAACGATCAAAAACTAATCGATGCCTGCCCCTACAACGATATTCGCGATCGGCTGCAAAATATGCTCGAAGACGATCGGAAGAATCTGGGCATTATCGAAACGGTGATTGTGCAGTACGGCATTCAGTCTGAGCCAAGCCCCGCCACCAGTATCTTTGTCGAAAACTTCGAGAAGATGATGTCCGGCGACGAATTCACCTACTATCAGAAACTCATGCACCATGAGCTGATGAAGCACGGTCAGGCAATGAGCGGTATTAACATCCACAAAGCAGCTCAGAAAGTGGGTGCGGATATTGAAGTGGCGATCGGACCTCTGAACACGGTGAACTTTGAGGGTCGGGCACATCAGGAACAGCTGAAAGGAATGCTGGAGCAGGTGGGCGTGCGCGAGATGACCGGCATGGATGCGGATCAGGGAATCTGGGCACGAGTTCAGGATGCGGTAGCGGCTCTGTCGGGCGTGGCGGGCAGCGTACTGACCCAGAACACCAATAAGCAGGACATGAACATCCAGACGCTTATCCGCCTGGATCACAACAAGGTGAACACCATCTTCACCGAGATTGGCGCGACCAAAGATCCGCAGAAGCTCCAGGAATACTTCGGTCAGCTCTACAAGGATATCCTGGCACACGCCAAGGCAGAAGAGGAGGTGGTTTATCCCCGGATTCGGTCGTTCTACGGCGACGAAAACACCCAGGAACTCTACGACGAGCAGGCTGAATGGCGACCGATGCTGGAAGAAATCAAGGCGATCGATCCTGCCACCAACGCCGACCTGTTCCGCTCCAAGATTAAAGACCTGATGGATCACCTGGGCGACCATATCCGTCAGGAAGAAAGCACCATGTTTGCGTCGATCGACAAGAATTGCAGCACTGCCGAAAAAGAGCAAATGGCAACGCAATTCAAGGAAGTGAAGCGCAAAGTTCAGCAGGACATGACCGCTGCTGTGCAGTAG
- the hisC gene encoding histidinol-phosphate transaminase has product MTYFRTAVDQMTGYVPGEQPKPGTPIIKLNTNENPYPPSPQAIEALRQLDGEWLRRYPDPFAKEFCRAVSEALSVPADWVIVGNGSDEILNVLIRACAEGDDRKVVYPMPTYVLYRTLAAMQPAKVVEIPYPEDFSLPIDALVKADGAITFIASPNSPSGHTVPLEDLRQLAQQTSGVLVVDEAYVDFAESTALPLVSEFDNVLVLRTLSKGYSLAGLRMGFGVAQPSLLEGLFKIKDSYNIDAIATIVGAAAMRDQAYKNACAEKVKASRTQLTADLKNLGFTVLNSQGNFVLATTPNSVGKNAEQLYLALKERGILVRYFKQSGLEDKLRITVGTDEQNQTLIEALVSLLK; this is encoded by the coding sequence ATGACCTACTTCCGCACAGCCGTTGACCAGATGACGGGCTACGTTCCCGGTGAACAGCCCAAGCCCGGTACGCCGATTATTAAACTCAATACCAACGAGAATCCCTATCCCCCCTCTCCTCAGGCGATCGAGGCTCTGCGTCAGCTGGATGGCGAATGGCTACGCCGCTACCCCGATCCGTTTGCAAAGGAATTCTGTCGGGCGGTGAGTGAAGCGCTGAGCGTTCCGGCAGACTGGGTGATTGTGGGTAACGGCAGCGACGAAATTTTGAATGTGCTGATTCGTGCCTGTGCCGAGGGGGACGATCGCAAAGTGGTCTACCCGATGCCGACCTATGTGCTGTACCGAACGCTTGCCGCCATGCAGCCCGCAAAGGTGGTGGAAATTCCCTATCCGGAAGACTTCTCGCTGCCGATCGATGCCCTCGTGAAGGCAGACGGAGCGATTACGTTTATTGCGTCGCCCAATAGTCCTTCTGGTCACACCGTACCGCTGGAGGATTTGCGGCAGCTGGCTCAGCAAACTTCGGGGGTGCTGGTGGTAGACGAGGCGTATGTAGACTTTGCCGAATCGACTGCGCTGCCGTTAGTGTCTGAGTTTGACAATGTGCTGGTGCTGCGAACCCTGTCGAAGGGCTATTCGCTGGCGGGACTGCGGATGGGGTTTGGTGTGGCTCAGCCGTCCCTGCTGGAAGGTCTGTTCAAAATTAAGGACAGCTATAACATTGATGCGATCGCCACGATCGTTGGAGCGGCTGCCATGCGCGATCAGGCGTATAAGAATGCCTGTGCGGAAAAGGTAAAAGCCTCCCGGACTCAGCTCACCGCAGACCTGAAGAATTTGGGTTTCACGGTGCTAAATTCCCAGGGAAATTTTGTGCTGGCAACGACGCCTAACTCCGTTGGCAAGAACGCAGAGCAGCTTTATCTGGCACTGAAGGAGCGGGGCATTCTGGTGCGCTATTTCAAGCAGTCCGGACTGGAGGATAAACTGCGGATTACGGTCGGAACGGATGAGCAGAATCAAACGCTGATTGAGGCGTTAGTCAGTCTGCTGAAGTAG
- the mgtA gene encoding magnesium-translocating P-type ATPase, which yields MAEPTFPFWNQPADRLLEQLHGRSQGLSSAEAQQILSQSSSDRLFEKSRSSTVGLLLNQFKSPIILILIVAAVLSGFLEDLTDTVIILLIVLASGLLGFWQERGAADAMSKLLALVEVKATVLRDGRAQEIATDQVVPGDIIQLAAGSQIPGDCLLLEGQNLAVNEAALTGETYPVDKTPGILPAETPLSKRTNTLFLGTNVVSGTGSAVVVQIGKSTQFGQISQRLRLRSPETEFERGIRRFGYFLAEVTLILVILIFAANVFLQRPVLDSFLFSLALAVGLTPQLLPAIVSVNLSHGARQMAKQQVIVKHLPAIENFGSMNVLCSDKTGTLTDGTVQIHAAVDAEGNDRTRNATGDSSRNPTGNLPEANKILFYAYLNAISESGYANPIDEAICGYQSFDTQAYQKLGEIPYDFIRKRLSILVAQKYESSEGNRSNSQQNNLLITKGSLKSILDICSKVELSDGKIATLEPMREQIQQRFEQLGLKGFRTLGVAYRELTTDSINKTDEREMTFLGGLTLYDPPKPGIQDTIATLSQMGVSLKIITGDSHAVAQSISQQVGLTDPQVLTGKEMRSLSDEALIHQVQRIDVFAEIEPNQKEHIILALKKAGNVVGYMGDGINDASALHAADVGISVNTAVDVAKEAAEIVLMQQNLDVLIAGVKAGRETFGNTLKYVFMATSANFGNMFSMAGASLFLPFLPLLPKQILLTNLLTDFPEITIATDRVDREFVAQPHRWNLAFIRRFMIVFGLVSSLFDYLTFAALLLLLKATPAQFQTGWFMESVISASLIVLVVRTRRSITQSKPGKYLLWATLAIVLITLLLPLTPIAKLLGFTPLPLYFLLVLGAIVGLYVLTAESVKHLFYRQVRF from the coding sequence ATGGCAGAACCCACCTTTCCTTTCTGGAATCAGCCTGCCGATCGCCTTCTGGAACAGCTTCATGGTCGGTCTCAGGGGTTGAGCAGCGCCGAGGCACAGCAGATCCTCAGCCAGTCAAGCAGCGATCGTCTGTTTGAAAAATCGCGATCGTCTACGGTCGGTCTGCTGCTGAATCAGTTCAAAAGCCCGATTATTCTGATCCTGATTGTGGCGGCGGTTCTGTCTGGTTTTCTGGAGGATCTCACCGATACGGTGATCATTCTGCTGATTGTGCTGGCGAGTGGGCTTTTGGGGTTTTGGCAGGAGCGGGGGGCGGCGGATGCGATGTCAAAGCTGCTGGCGCTGGTGGAGGTAAAGGCGACGGTTCTGCGGGACGGGAGGGCGCAGGAAATTGCGACAGATCAGGTGGTTCCGGGAGATATCATTCAGCTTGCGGCAGGAAGCCAAATTCCGGGGGATTGTCTGCTGCTGGAGGGACAAAATCTTGCGGTGAATGAAGCCGCACTTACGGGGGAGACCTATCCGGTAGACAAAACGCCTGGTATTCTTCCGGCAGAAACGCCGCTCAGCAAACGCACAAACACGCTGTTTCTCGGTACGAATGTGGTCAGCGGGACGGGCAGTGCCGTAGTGGTGCAGATCGGAAAATCAACGCAGTTTGGGCAGATTTCTCAGCGGTTGCGGCTCCGATCGCCCGAAACGGAATTTGAGCGGGGCATTCGTCGGTTTGGCTATTTTCTGGCAGAAGTCACGCTAATTCTGGTCATCCTGATCTTTGCCGCCAATGTATTTCTTCAGCGTCCCGTTTTAGATTCCTTTTTATTCTCCCTTGCGTTAGCCGTTGGATTAACGCCGCAGCTGCTTCCGGCGATCGTCAGCGTCAACCTGTCCCACGGGGCAAGGCAGATGGCAAAACAGCAGGTAATTGTGAAACATCTTCCGGCGATCGAAAACTTTGGCAGTATGAATGTGCTTTGCTCAGATAAAACAGGCACGCTAACGGACGGTACGGTGCAAATTCATGCCGCTGTGGATGCGGAAGGAAACGATCGCACCAGAAATGCAACGGGAGATTCATCAAGAAATCCAACCGGAAATTTACCGGAAGCCAACAAAATTCTGTTTTACGCCTATCTGAACGCGATTTCAGAATCGGGATACGCAAATCCGATCGATGAGGCAATTTGTGGCTATCAGTCCTTTGATACACAGGCTTACCAAAAGCTAGGCGAAATCCCCTATGATTTTATTCGGAAGCGATTGAGTATTCTGGTTGCTCAAAAGTATGAATCGTCTGAAGGTAATCGATCAAATTCGCAGCAGAACAATTTGTTAATCACTAAAGGATCACTTAAAAGCATTCTAGACATTTGCTCTAAGGTCGAACTAAGTGACGGAAAAATTGCCACACTGGAGCCAATGCGGGAACAGATTCAGCAACGCTTCGAGCAACTCGGACTGAAAGGATTTCGCACTCTGGGCGTTGCCTACCGGGAGCTAACGACTGACTCCATCAACAAAACCGATGAACGCGAGATGACCTTCCTGGGTGGTCTAACCCTCTACGATCCGCCCAAGCCCGGCATTCAAGACACGATCGCCACCCTATCCCAGATGGGCGTTAGCCTCAAGATAATTACAGGCGATAGCCATGCCGTTGCCCAAAGCATTAGCCAGCAGGTTGGCTTAACCGATCCGCAGGTGTTAACCGGGAAGGAGATGCGATCGCTAAGCGACGAAGCATTAATTCATCAGGTACAGCGGATTGACGTATTTGCTGAAATTGAACCCAACCAGAAAGAGCATATTATCCTCGCCCTCAAGAAAGCCGGAAACGTAGTGGGCTATATGGGTGACGGAATAAACGATGCCTCTGCCCTTCACGCTGCTGATGTGGGTATTTCGGTGAATACGGCTGTAGATGTGGCGAAGGAAGCCGCAGAGATTGTTTTGATGCAGCAAAATCTAGACGTTCTGATTGCAGGTGTGAAGGCGGGGCGGGAAACCTTTGGGAATACGCTAAAGTATGTGTTTATGGCAACCAGCGCCAACTTCGGCAATATGTTTAGCATGGCGGGAGCCTCCCTATTTCTGCCCTTTCTACCGCTGCTGCCCAAGCAAATTCTGCTCACCAATTTACTCACCGACTTTCCTGAAATTACGATCGCTACCGATCGCGTCGATCGCGAGTTTGTGGCTCAGCCGCACCGCTGGAACCTGGCATTTATTCGCCGTTTTATGATCGTCTTTGGTCTGGTCAGTTCTCTGTTTGATTACCTCACCTTTGCCGCACTGCTTCTGCTGCTTAAAGCGACACCCGCCCAGTTTCAAACCGGATGGTTTATGGAGTCGGTGATTTCGGCATCGCTGATTGTGCTGGTGGTTCGCACTCGCCGGTCGATCACCCAGAGCAAGCCGGGAAAATATCTGCTGTGGGCAACCCTGGCGATCGTCCTGATTACCCTGCTGTTACCGCTTACGCCGATTGCAAAGTTGCTGGGCTTTACCCCGCTGCCGCTCTATTTTCTGCTGGTATTAGGGGCGATCGTAGGTCTGTATGTGCTGACGGCTGAGAGTGTCAAGCATCTCTTCTATCGGCAAGTTCGTTTTTGA
- a CDS encoding ATP-binding response regulator, whose amino-acid sequence MNTVISSATQPASTQPATILIVDDTPANLNLLFDFLRDSGFKVLVAQSGKSALQKVEYAKPDLILLDILMPEMDGFETCRILKSQPSTRETPIIFMTALSDTEDKVKGLQLGAVDYITKPFQQEEVLARIQLHLNLRHLTRQVQEQNARLEQEIQERIQAEETVRQREAQLRLITDALPLMIAYIDREHRYRFVNRGYEDWYQRSREELQTLHVCDLLGESLYQELLPKLKLALSGHSVTFEKSLPRDSDLRNLEINYIPDFDGQTVRGTYVLVQDVTERKQLERQLLRSQRLESLGTLASGIAHDLNNVLAPILMSVQLLKMQYQDEQSHRWLELLEANTKRGADLIRQVMAFVRGMEGKPTLIQPEHLLWEIRQMVAETFPKSITLQTDISPKLWAVLGDITQIHQVLMNLCVNARDAMPEGGQLTLGAENVEADAAFVQLHPEAKIGAYLRLTVADTGTGIPSEIIDRIFEPFFTTKEFGKGTGLGLSTVVGIVKSHGGFITVESKVDRGVGSGEVGSEGVGSEGVGSEPVGDRGTRFSVYLPAIAPVQNTSREESDLPNGHGETILVVDDEAAIRDITKNSLEAHGYRTLTANDGLEAISLYMQRPQDIHLVIMDMMMPSMDGSLAIRALKEINPDVRIVAVSGLSSSEACSNVAEKDVAAFLPKPFTIRDLLTTLSTIVGQ is encoded by the coding sequence ATGAACACGGTCATCTCTTCGGCAACTCAGCCCGCTTCTACTCAGCCCGCAACCATTCTGATTGTTGACGATACCCCCGCCAACTTGAACCTTCTGTTTGATTTTTTGCGAGATTCGGGATTTAAGGTACTGGTTGCCCAAAGCGGCAAAAGTGCCCTGCAAAAGGTCGAGTACGCCAAGCCCGATCTCATTCTGCTGGATATCCTGATGCCGGAGATGGACGGATTTGAAACCTGCCGCATCCTCAAATCCCAGCCCTCGACCCGGGAGACGCCCATCATCTTCATGACTGCCCTTTCGGATACGGAAGATAAGGTAAAGGGTTTGCAGTTGGGCGCGGTGGACTACATTACCAAACCGTTTCAGCAGGAGGAAGTGCTGGCTCGGATTCAGCTCCACCTCAATCTGCGCCATCTGACGCGCCAGGTGCAGGAGCAAAACGCCCGCCTGGAACAGGAAATTCAGGAGCGGATTCAGGCAGAAGAAACGGTGCGGCAGCGGGAGGCACAGCTGAGGCTGATTACGGATGCCCTGCCCCTTATGATTGCTTATATCGATCGTGAGCATCGCTATCGGTTTGTGAATCGCGGCTATGAAGACTGGTATCAGCGATCGCGGGAGGAGCTGCAAACTCTCCATGTGTGCGATCTGCTGGGGGAATCCCTGTATCAGGAACTGCTGCCTAAACTCAAGCTTGCCCTATCCGGTCACAGTGTCACGTTTGAGAAGTCGCTTCCTCGCGACAGCGATTTGCGGAATCTGGAGATTAACTATATTCCCGATTTCGATGGTCAAACCGTGCGGGGAACCTATGTGCTGGTTCAGGATGTTACCGAGCGTAAACAGCTTGAACGACAGCTTCTGCGATCGCAGCGACTAGAGAGCCTGGGAACCCTGGCAAGCGGCATTGCCCACGATCTCAACAATGTGCTGGCACCCATCCTGATGTCAGTGCAGCTGCTGAAGATGCAATATCAGGATGAGCAGAGTCATCGCTGGCTGGAACTGCTGGAAGCGAACACGAAACGGGGTGCAGATTTAATCCGTCAGGTGATGGCGTTTGTGCGGGGCATGGAAGGCAAACCGACGCTGATTCAGCCGGAGCATTTACTCTGGGAAATCAGGCAGATGGTGGCGGAAACCTTTCCCAAATCCATTACGCTCCAGACTGACATTTCGCCTAAACTCTGGGCAGTCTTGGGCGACATTACCCAGATCCATCAGGTGTTGATGAACCTTTGCGTTAATGCACGGGATGCCATGCCAGAAGGAGGTCAACTCACCCTGGGCGCTGAGAATGTTGAGGCAGATGCAGCATTTGTCCAGCTCCATCCCGAAGCGAAAATAGGTGCCTATCTGCGGCTCACCGTCGCCGATACGGGAACAGGCATCCCTTCCGAAATTATCGATCGCATCTTCGAGCCTTTCTTCACGACGAAGGAATTTGGCAAAGGCACAGGTTTAGGGCTTTCCACGGTGGTTGGCATTGTGAAAAGCCACGGCGGTTTTATTACGGTTGAAAGTAAAGTTGATCGGGGAGTGGGGAGTGGGGAAGTCGGGAGTGAGGGAGTTGGGAGTGAGGGAGTTGGGAGTGAGCCAGTCGGAGATCGGGGAACAAGATTTAGCGTTTATCTTCCGGCGATCGCTCCAGTGCAAAACACTTCCCGCGAAGAGAGCGACCTGCCCAACGGACATGGGGAAACTATTCTGGTTGTGGATGATGAAGCTGCCATTCGGGACATTACCAAAAATTCCCTGGAGGCGCACGGCTACCGCACGCTGACGGCGAATGATGGGCTAGAAGCAATCTCGCTCTATATGCAGCGTCCTCAGGATATTCATCTGGTCATTATGGACATGATGATGCCCTCAATGGACGGATCGTTAGCGATTCGCGCCCTCAAGGAAATTAATCCCGATGTTCGTATTGTTGCTGTCAGCGGTTTATCCAGTAGTGAAGCCTGTTCCAATGTCGCCGAAAAGGATGTTGCTGCTTTCCTGCCCAAACCCTTCACCATTCGGGATTTGCTCACCACGCTCAGCACGATCGTCGGACAATAA